GTGGTTCGCCAAGCAGATGATCAAGGAAGGCCTGCTCGACGACCCGCTGATCCAGCTGTGCCTGGGCATCCCCTGGGGCGCGCCGGCCGATACAGCGACCATGAAGGCGATGGTCGACAACCTGCCGCCGGGCCTGACCTGGGCCGGCTTTGGCATCGGCCGCATGCAGATGCCCATGCTCGCCCAGGCCATGCTCTTGGGCGGCCACGTGCGCGTCGGCCTGGAGGACAACATCTGGCTGGACAAGGGGGTACCGGCCAGTAACGGCTCGCTGGTCGAGCGGGCGGTGGAGATCATCGAGCGCCTTGGCGGCCGTGTGCTCAGCCCGGCCGAGGGCCGGGCAACGATGAACCTGAAAAAACGCTGAGCCTTCGCCTGGAGCCTGCCATGTCTTACGTTACCGATATCAAGATTTTCGCCGCCCTGGGTACCGGCGTGATCGGCGCCGGCTGGGTCGCCCGCGCCCTGGCCCAGGGGCTGGACGTGCATGCCTGGGACCCGGCGCCCGGCGCCGAAGCGGCGCTGCGCACGCGCATCGCCAACGCCTGGCCGGCGCTGGAAAAGCAGGGGCTGGTGCCGGGTGCATCGATGGACCGCCTGCGCTTTTTCGCTGACCTCGACGCCTGCGTGGGCGATGCCGACTTTATCCAGGAGAGTGCGCCCGAGCGGCTCGACCTCAAGCTCGATCTGCACGGGCGGATCAGCGCGGCAGCGCGCCCCGAGGTGATCATCGGCTCCAGCACCTCGGGCCTGCTGCCCAGCGAGTTCTACGCCAACGCGCAGCACCCGCAGCGCTGCGTGGTGGGCCACCCGTTCAACCCGGTGTACCTGCTGCCGCTGGTCGAGGTAGTCGGCGGCGAACGCACGGCGCCCGAGGCGGTGCAGGCGGCCATAAGCATCTACAGCGCACTGGGCATGCGCCCGCTGCACGTGCGCAAGGAAGTGCCGGGCTTTATCGCCGATCGCCTGCTCGAAGCGCTGTGGCGCGAGGCGCTGCATCTGGTCAACGACGGCGTGGCCACCACCGGTGAGATCGACGACGCGATCCGCTTTGGTGCCGGGCTGCGCTGGTCGTTCATGGGCACCTTCATGACCTACACCCTGGCCGGTGGCGACGCCGGCATGCGCCACTTCATGGCCCAGTTCGGCCCGGCCTTGAAGCTGCCCTGGACCTACCTGCAGGCCCCCGAGCTGACCGAGCAACTGATCGACGATGTGGTTGCCGGTACGTCGGTGCAGCAAGGCACGCGTAGCCTCGCCGAACTGGAGCGCTACCGTGACGACTGCCTGCTGGCGGTACTTGGCGCCATCCGTGAAACCAAGGCCCGCCACGGCTTCACCTTCGAGGAATGAGCATGCTGCCCGTCACCTACCAGACCGCGGTGCAGGCCGACTGGGTCGACTACAACGGCCACCTTCGCGATGCCTATTACCTGCTGATCTGCAGCTTCGCCACCGACGGGCTGATGGACCGCATCGGCCTCGACGAGGCGGGCAGGGCACGCAGCGGGCACACGCTCTACACCCTGGAGTGCCACCTGAATTTCCTCGCCGAGGTGAAGCTCGGCGTCGAGGTTAAGGTGCGCACTCAACTGCTTGGCCATGATCGCAAGCGTCTGCATATCCAGCACCTGATCGAGCGCGATGACGATGGACAGATCGTGGCCGAAAGCGAGCAGATGCTGATGAATATCGACACGGCCAGCGGCCGCTCGGCACCGTTCGATGAGCAGGTCGCGCAGCAGGTGCAGCTACTGGCTGTGGCGCAGTTGCACGTACCGCGATCCGTCAATGTCGGGCGCGTCATCGGTTTGCCGGCGATCTAAGAGCCTGTTCACGATCTATCGGCCCCACGTCAGCGTTTTGACTGCAATGTGGCGGAAGCGGCCGCAAGCTGCAAGCCCCAAGCTACAAGCTACAAGTTAGAAGCAGTCCGCAGTGCTTTAGCTTCTTCTTGCAGCTTGAGGCTTGCGGCTTGAAGCTCAATGTCCGCTTCTGTCTTTTTGCAGTCTCTTTAATGTCGCCTAAAAAACTGTGAACAGGTTCTAAGGCGGGCACCTACAGGGGAAGGTGCCCGCTGGTGGTTCAAAAGCGCATCTGGCGCCAGGCCGGCGTATCGTCGTTGGGGTTGTAGGTCAGCTCGCTCTTGTCGGTCTTCTCCAGGCCGATGGCCTTGAGCCAGGTGTCGAGATCGGCGGTGCTGATCTTGCCGTCGCGGCGGTCGTTCTTGCCCAGGTTGTCGAGCTGGTCGAAGAAGCCCGGGTTGTCGAGCAGGAAGCGCGCGGCCTCCTTCTCGGCATCGCTGCCGTCGCCCTTGGAAATTTTATCCAGATCGTCCCTGCTGACGATGGCGTCCTTGCCGTTCCAGGCGTCCCAGCGCTCGCGAATGGTCTCGATGATGCCCTTGTGTTCATCGTAATAGGCGCGCCCGTAATCCTCCTGGTGAGCGCCGACCATCTTCAGCCAGGTGTTGAGATCGTTGGTACTGACCTTGCCATCCTGGCCACCTTTGCCCCATTG
Above is a genomic segment from Pseudomonas argentinensis containing:
- a CDS encoding L-carnitine dehydrogenase yields the protein MSYVTDIKIFAALGTGVIGAGWVARALAQGLDVHAWDPAPGAEAALRTRIANAWPALEKQGLVPGASMDRLRFFADLDACVGDADFIQESAPERLDLKLDLHGRISAAARPEVIIGSSTSGLLPSEFYANAQHPQRCVVGHPFNPVYLLPLVEVVGGERTAPEAVQAAISIYSALGMRPLHVRKEVPGFIADRLLEALWREALHLVNDGVATTGEIDDAIRFGAGLRWSFMGTFMTYTLAGGDAGMRHFMAQFGPALKLPWTYLQAPELTEQLIDDVVAGTSVQQGTRSLAELERYRDDCLLAVLGAIRETKARHGFTFEE
- a CDS encoding thioesterase family protein; the protein is MLPVTYQTAVQADWVDYNGHLRDAYYLLICSFATDGLMDRIGLDEAGRARSGHTLYTLECHLNFLAEVKLGVEVKVRTQLLGHDRKRLHIQHLIERDDDGQIVAESEQMLMNIDTASGRSAPFDEQVAQQVQLLAVAQLHVPRSVNVGRVIGLPAI